The nucleotide window GCTCTCTGGTCTATCTCAGAAACGAAATGAACCTCAAAAACCACTTAATGTTGCAGGAACTATAATAGTATTCTAGAGAAAGCTTCGGGGAAGAGTTgcctaaaatgaaaaaacaaaggtGGCTAAAGCAAACCAAGGGGGCCTTGCCACATACCCCTTTAGCAAGGTTTGGAATTCTAATCTGAAGACATGGCAGTAGTTGTGGAGACCTGAGACCTTGGCGGCTGCAATGCAAAGTGGGTTCAGTAGCACTGAGAAGAGCCACAGGCCACAGTGCCTGCCCAGCTGCCTGTGGGAGGCATTATTGATACCATAAGAGCTCAGTATGAATTCACTGGTGCTCAATGAGGTTCCAGCCATGACCCAGTGGGCCAGTCTAGCAATCACTCATCATGTAATACCATCATTACCAAACATTGCTAATGTCGTAAAATGGCCTCCTGCCTGCTTCACAGAGTGACATCTAACAGAGTGAGACAAGGCTGACATCAGTTACTCCATGGAGCTTCCTCACTTTAGGAAAGGGGGCTGGGCTTGGAACCTATTTTGTGTGACTTCCTTTGGCAGTCAGTGCCTGAAGGAGAGCTAGAATAATAGGCTAATTATTTGGAATACATGGCTTGTCCTTTCAATGGGACAGCCAATCAATGCAATGAGGCAACTGGCCAATTTGGTTTGACCGATTTTCACTGTAATccctatttataaaataaaggaatTGGACTAGCTGGCCTAGAAGGCTCCTTTTAGTTCCAGCATGGTGATCCTAATTACTCAGTCTATTGACCTTTTGGATTAGCATCATGTAAACACCAATCCTCAGTTAACATTGAATCACTATTGCTCGGCTCCAAGTCTCAGAAATGCCATTAAGTCGAATTTTACTTTATACATCCACTCATCTTGGTGTATGAACATGTGCTACAGGAGGAAATGGTTCCAAGAATTCCAAACCACTTGgggttatttaatatttaatttttattacttttaaagaaatttaagaaaaaaactgacAACAGGGCCTGATCTTCTAGCTCAAGTCATTCTTTGTCAAGCCTAGGCTGGGAATAGGTGGCTCACGTTGGCCActgatgcatttttgttctgggTGTTACAGTTAGTGGTCGAGAGTCAAAGGAAGTTAAGCCACAAGTGAGGCTCGTTGAGGAAAGGGACACATCTTTTCCTTGCCCTCCCAGCCCTGTCACATCTTGTATACGACAGGCCCAACAGCTGGGCATTAGATGGTGGTGGGATGGCATCCACTACATGGACTGGAATGTGTTTGCTCTGCAAAGACCATATGCTAGATGCTGGTTAAAGTAACGTTTGACTGTTTTCAGGGGGAAATGCTGGCATCAATTACCGAGAGTGGTATAAGCCCCTGGTGTGGTTTTGGATCCTTGTTGGCCTTGCCTACTTTGCGGCTGTCCTCAGTATGATCGGAGACTGGCTACGGGTTCTatccaaaaagacaaaagaagaggTAGGACCCCTTCCAAGTTCTGTGAATGTTCTTGAGATCAGATGAGCTCCTGCCAAGAATAACCTGTTTCTATTCTATGGTCTAGAACATTTCTTACTAAATGGAGGGCTTATAAGGCTTCTTTGCTTTGAATCACTACCTAAAAGCCAAGTGAAACGGAATAGCAGTTGTTTCTGGATCCTTTTTTTGATGGATGAAAAAAATCTGGTGACTCACCAGCCCCCAGATTCTGGGAAGACTAGTAAGCaacaacttatttttaaaaatgtaaaggaaaagaaaaaacccacaaacagtGAGCAGGGTACACTCTAGCTGAGGGAGGTGTGCTCTTACCCTTCATTAGCAAATGCATGGGGGAGCCTTAGAAAACTTATAAAAAGCTTGAGAAGGCTGGCCTATCCTTCAGGTCTCAGGGTCTGTATGGAAATACAGTTGAACATCATGTCTCTCAATTCTCTGTGTGATAAAGGTTCGTTTCACTTTGATCGCTTCCTGGTTGTTAGATCTATGGAAAGAAATATATCCCTGTGGCTAGGTCTACATatgaatatatgtaatatttcatCAATTTTTACTCCCTCATAAAAATATGCATGAAAATCTACATAACAGCAAGAAAAGgaagtcataagaagaaaaggtagATTCtgtggataaaaaaaaaatccatgtagtTCTTCTTggaatagaagaaaagaaataaagaaggaggtcaagggagggagaaggtaagagctacagaaaggaaaggaaatatgaaCTAAAGAAACAGAAAGGGAGACAACCCCTTTAAGGGCAACTGTTCATTCCCAGAATATGGTCATTCTCTATAAAAAGTGCTAGGAGAAAGTTGCTGAATGTAGAAATTTCCCTGGGCCCAGCTATTGATTTTCCTGGCTTATGTAAACACTGCCAATGCAATCTCTAGTTGGCTTCCCCAGAGGGCTAACTGACCTGCCGAAAATCAGCTCTAACAAAGAGAAAGTAACGTCAATATTGACTTTTCTCAAGGCAAAAACCTAAGATACTCATCTGTATAGTAAAGCACGCATTACTGATAAAAGCTAAGCAATTTGGTATTGATCCTCCTGCAAAATTTTACTCTAAGGAAGTGTGTTCTGGAACTTTGAACAGGGCTTTGGCAGAACATGCCCCCTTCCTGTACCCTGACCAGGGAAATTTGGTGACCAGGTGATCTGAGGGGCTTCTTAAGCCCAGGGTAAGCCTGGTGGCACACAACCATAGTACAGCCTGGCTACAGGGAGACCAGCAGTCCCAGTTTGTCCAGGACCTCGGAAGTACCTAGGACACAGGGCTTATTTTAAAACCACGACAGACTCACACTTACTGGGACAGGTTGATCACCCGACCCAGATACAGGCATCGGAGGGACAGAGAAGGGCAAAGGACCCGCTGGACACCTGCTTTGTGCCCAGTGCATGTCCTTATCTCACGCGACACTAAACACTCTGTGAGTTAGACATGATTACCCCGGTTACGTCAGGAATGAGGCCATACAACTAAAAAGGGGTGGACACATAACCAGAACTAGGCCTGCCCAACTCCACATACTGGTCTCTCCCCCAGAATGCCGTCCACCTCTCCTTCAGTCCCCATCTCCAAATCTCGGGCTTCCCGGTGGATCCTCCAGCATGCGTTTCCCCCTCTGAGCCACATTAGTCAGGAGCCAATTTGTAGGCGGCAGGAAGGACCAGGGCGGAGATGGCACGTTAGCCCTCCCCAGGGCCATGTGCTCCACCACCTCCCGGCCTCCCCTGACCCAACTTCCCGTCGGGACACCCAGGGGCGGTGGGTGCTGGGGTCCCCGAGGCGGAGAGGAATTTCTCAGCCCGCTGTCGCTCTTCTGTCCCTCCGCCAGGTGGGTGAAATCAAGGCCCATGCGGCCGAGTGGAAGGCCAACGTGACGGCCGAGTTCCGCGAGACGCGGCGGCGGCTCAGCGTGGAGATCCACGACAAGCTGCAGCGGGCGGCCACCATCCGCAGCATGGAGCGCCGGCGCCTGGGCCTGGACCAGAGGGCCCACTCGCTGGACATGCTCTCCCCCGAGAAGCGCTCCGTCTTCGCCGCCCTGGACACGGGCCGTTTCAAGGCCTCGTCCCAGGAGAGCATCAACAACCGGCCCAACAACCTGCGCCTTAAggggtcagagcagctgaacaagCACGGGCAGGGGGCCTCCGAGGACAACATCATCAACAAGTTCGGGTCCACCTCCAGACTCACCaagaggaaaaacaaggacatcaaAAAGACCTTGCCCGAGGACGTCCAGAAAATCTACAAGACCTTCCGGAATTACTCCCTGGATGaggagaagaaggaggaggagacggAGAAGATGTGTAACTCGGACCACTCCAGCACCGCCATGCTGACCGACTGCATCCAGCAGGCCGGCGTGGACAACGGAATGGTCCCCACCGACACCAAAGACCGGGAACGCGAGAACAACGCGTTACTTGAGGACAGAAACTAGATGCTGAGGACGCTGGGCTTGGGCGTTGTGTTTTTTATATTCACCCGGAGACACGTGCCTTAAACAGACTTCTCGTCAGTCCGAAATTACATAGCATTGAAGAATATATTTCACTGTGCCATAAACGACTGAGAACGTTTGCCCTGCCAAAAGGAATCAAAGAACGGGGACTTCACTTCCGAGAGTGACCCCAGGACACCCCGGAAGTGCTCGCGACCCGAAGAGGTCCCGGCCGCGAAGGTCAAGAACCCGGCTGCGGGGATGCTGTGCGCCTGCGCAGCTCCGCCCCCGGGCGTGGGGCATGGAGAAGGGCAGCTATTCCTTAGACCAGCCTTCGAAGAGGAACAGGTGTGTCTTTGAAGTGGAATCTCATTTCCTGAACCTAACATTAGTGATTTGTTCACACACAGAGGGGGACCGGATAAGGGGTGAACTGGGTACCAGAAATAAGGTTCAGGTTGACATTTTGGCATGTTGCTCTGAGCTTGAATTTTGATACAAACCATTCAGTGCATACCTAGTCTTTCTATGCTCCAGATGAATGTCCATGGGACCTGAGAGCACCTGGAATTTGTTGGAAGCAGATCAGAGCACACGTATTAAAAGGTGCAATTGCTTTCTTcattacaaaagaaaacaaatcacaaaCATCACACTGTGGATTTCACCTTAACCAATGACAGAAGCCTActgagtttttgtctttctcacaGGGGTAGGtagtccaaatgaacttgaaagcATTGGTGAACACTCAACCTCAACTGCTGCATGGTTACGGGCAAAAATCGTGCATTTTCCTCAGTGGGTGCAATGGTGAAAATAAACTGATTTTGAAACGTTCACGTTCACTTTTCTAGTGGAACTTCAGTTGTAACTTGTTTTGAGAAGAGGGGGAAAAATACCAAAACTATTGCCTTGCATGATGCCAGTGGCCTGCCATTCTGTCTAGCTGATcctaaatttttataaaaatagacaTCCTGCATGTCTGAGACATACCAAGGAGGACCATGGCATCATTCCATCTCAGGGCTTTTCGTCCCTTTGGGTGTCTTAGGGTAGACATAGTTACAAGATCCAATTTTGCTATCTCCAAACAAGAGGAAAATTAGTCCCTCAACCAACCCTTGTACAAGAAGACTGAATTGTTTTAATTGCTTGCAGCGTAAGTGCCATTAACTGCCATttaacaaaataatatttaaagagagtatttaaaatattttcacttttatgttTGGGCATCCCTTTATATTGAAagcatcccctctcttctttgcTTGTTTCTTTCCCGCCTGTTAGCCACTAAAATTCGAATACCAGTGTGATTGTCTCAAGGCAAACAATAGCCAATATGTGATAATTATGAATGTTCCATGAGGTTAGGGCATCCAGTGAAGGGAAGTGGGGGATGGCTGGTCATAGCTTTAGAGAGGAAGATTTTaagtggaattttatcagaaaggGAAAAACAGGTACTAGACCAATCATCCTGCGCTTACCTCAGCCGTTTTCCTTACTGGTTGACCATTGTACCAGTGCACACTTAGCTATTTTAGCCACAGACAGTCATTTGGACCTGGCAATACCAGGAAGTGGCTGGTTATAGGCCTCCAGGATCAGTGGCACCTTTTGGGGATTTCACATAACGAATACAGTGGATTTATCAAAAGATCACAGGACTAGCGGAGACTTCCAGAAACTAACTAATGCTTTCTGACTTGCGGAGAAAAATATATCTTGCACATCCTTGACCACTGGTACCATGGCAGACTTCTTCCTGCCCACTTCCCCCAGATGCACAACTTCCCTGGAGCACAGGCAGGCCTTTCCCTGTTGTCCCATATTTTTAGGCTCTAGTTAAAGTTCTGGC belongs to Manis pentadactyla isolate mManPen7 chromosome 11, mManPen7.hap1, whole genome shotgun sequence and includes:
- the KCNK10 gene encoding potassium channel subfamily K member 10 isoform X2, with amino-acid sequence MEGTSQGGLQTVMKWKTVVAIFVVVVVYLVTGGLVFRALEQPFESSQKNTIALEKAEFLRDHVCVSLQELETLIQHALDADNAGVSPIGNSSNNSSHWDLGSAFFFAGTVITTIGYGNIAPSTEGGRIFCILYAIFGIPLFGFLLAGIGDQLGTIFGKSIVRVEKKVFRKKQVSQTKIRVISTLLFILAGCVVFVTIPAFIFKYIEGWTALESIYFVVVTLTTVGFGDFVAGGNAGINYREWYKPLVWFWILVGLAYFAAVLSMIGDWLRVLSKKTKEEVGEIKAHAAEWKANVTAEFRETRRRLSVEIHDKLQRAATIRSMERRRLGLDQRAHSLDMLSPEKRSVFAALDTGRFKASSQESINNRPNNLRLKGSEQLNKHGQGASEDNIINKFGSTSRLTKRKNKDIKKTLPEDVQKIYKTFRNYSLDEEKKEEETEKMCNSDHSSTAMLTDCIQQAGVDNGMVPTDTKDRERENNALLEDRN